From Streptomyces fungicidicus, one genomic window encodes:
- a CDS encoding glucosyl-3-phosphoglycerate synthase produces the protein MLEEVERWLIDRSWSVADRPLHRILAAKRATGQTVSVVLPALNEEATVGDIVSVLRHDLVLQVPLVDEVVVVDSGSTDRTAEVAAAAGATVVHRDAILPRLAAVPGKGEVLWRSLLVTSGDIVCFVDADLREFSSDFVSGIVGPLLTEPDVQLVKAMYDRPLGSAAGQGGRVTELMARPLLNMHWPQLAGFVQPLGGEYAARRTLLEQLPFPVGYGVELGMLVDALHLVGLDALAQVDVGVRKHRHQDGQALGRMAAAIYRTAQLRLARGHLIRPSLTQFERTGDNFEPRTYSVDTEERPPMAEIAEYQARRVA, from the coding sequence GTGCTGGAAGAAGTCGAGCGCTGGCTCATCGACCGTTCCTGGTCCGTGGCCGACCGACCGCTCCACCGGATCCTGGCGGCGAAACGCGCCACGGGGCAGACGGTGAGCGTGGTGCTGCCCGCGCTGAACGAGGAGGCGACCGTCGGCGACATCGTGTCCGTCCTCCGCCACGACCTGGTGCTCCAGGTGCCGCTGGTCGACGAGGTGGTGGTGGTCGACTCCGGCTCGACCGACCGCACGGCCGAGGTGGCGGCGGCGGCCGGCGCGACCGTGGTGCACCGGGACGCGATCCTGCCGCGTCTGGCGGCGGTGCCCGGCAAGGGCGAGGTGCTGTGGCGCTCGCTGCTGGTCACCTCCGGGGACATCGTCTGCTTCGTCGACGCGGACCTCAGGGAGTTCTCCTCCGACTTCGTCTCCGGCATCGTCGGCCCGCTGCTCACCGAGCCGGACGTACAGCTGGTCAAGGCCATGTACGACCGCCCCCTGGGCTCGGCCGCGGGCCAGGGCGGCCGGGTCACGGAGCTGATGGCCCGCCCGCTGCTGAACATGCACTGGCCCCAGCTGGCCGGCTTCGTGCAGCCGCTCGGCGGCGAGTACGCGGCCCGCCGCACCCTGCTGGAGCAGCTTCCGTTCCCGGTCGGGTACGGCGTGGAGCTCGGCATGCTGGTCGACGCCCTGCACCTGGTGGGCCTGGACGCGCTCGCCCAGGTCGACGTCGGCGTCCGCAAGCATCGCCACCAGGACGGCCAGGCGCTCGGCCGGATGGCCGCCGCGATCTACCGCACCGCCCAGCTCCGCCTGGCCCGCGGCCATCTGATCCGCCCGTCGCTGACCCAGTTCGAGCGGACCGGCGACAACTTCGAGCCCCGTACGTACTCCGTGGACACGGAGGAACGGCCGCCGATGGCGGAGATCGCCGAGTACCAGGCGCGGCGGGTGGCCTGA